From a region of the Burkholderia glumae LMG 2196 = ATCC 33617 genome:
- a CDS encoding conjugal transfer protein TraG N-terminal domain-containing protein has product MEIDTYGNVDTLYYVFNGIASFMGSGSFSGFMRFTLLSGLLIAMVAAIGRKSTDIVKWFASAMFITQLLVAPVENVFITDVTGVQPTREVDHVPAYLSAIAQASTTVSTAVTQAYETVFSVPDSLQLQKGDLGFGISVLQKVNQAQIVDPGLEADLMQFFKECTVYDIQDGAINPQTIMSGTDPFNTVFTQTSPARYVTTNTLTANPTTDTCLATGTLLLIRVTDAEQKAEQMYGKEMYPQVTDASAAKAAFVNAISDSYGFILQSSQNASSALRQAMFNNVWRQAGADLPAMLNDPARVAEVNALMSSAQAAVAANGSMASVAILAKETLPTVRNYAEAIIYTIFPIVIVLCLVGGGEAAKRILGGYAKTIAWIGLWPVIFAVLNGLSLMHLSSKMQAMSLQAGVPFGMAAKFGSTLIDEQVLLGYMVILTPALAWGLLNMATTSVVGAFQGVMGGFQGIAQQIGGQQAQGDENIGNVHMDTSSIGNSTRNVTSANKYDTAGLFRTGSTTIEQGTGSSFTNFDNGLITRADTQSSLGFALSSQSAIEKSVGTDTSTGMSASQTSSAFSGREKLASSTTSFSNGQDRGTSQRSGDEAATGVRGSTTQTTDLRRSIEQQYGIDQAHTVEDQISAGAKGALMLGGSYEKSFGGEAPGRPAAGGGAGAPHGARQGGPGNLGPGTGNPASNSPLYHQQAEEDRLAQRAAALGKSPEEVQKVREGYRQRATAADYANGGGTGTSTSSGRIGADFSGEAGYTHLLRDAAAEKFVDQYGSFAGYTQGAQVSHEASANHTEYAGAESSQHARSEHSASLTEQASSGSRDAADLTRTADVRQRGSTQNVSRVDTTNNLLTPENLQAVAARNGMRYGRLMTMPAAEIQRLVSEDALMRDIVRRNSALPPTARDGSPLPSGHDDIVRQNKHDRARISADVPGAFQRFANDVGPVDTTALDVKPSVPSEVSGAQARVDAVRQRVSDDADLPIRQVQDHVIPSDDNRSLMTLDRSPARPLVTKPAVGSQGTPSPTRLSEADFKILPADGPQTEEAAAPSARAAVSEPTLPQADIQSVPVNDAGKSTALSARLSAGPSGEQKLSETDIQIVSLEPKGEPKRSGERQALSPASVQPGEPARTSSEAIATPTNNQGAVDEN; this is encoded by the coding sequence ATGGAAATCGACACCTACGGGAACGTCGACACGCTCTATTACGTGTTCAACGGCATCGCGTCGTTCATGGGTAGCGGCTCGTTCAGCGGCTTCATGCGGTTCACGCTGCTGAGCGGACTGTTGATCGCGATGGTCGCCGCCATCGGGCGCAAGAGCACGGACATCGTGAAGTGGTTCGCGAGCGCGATGTTCATAACGCAGCTGCTGGTCGCGCCGGTCGAGAACGTGTTCATTACGGACGTGACCGGCGTCCAGCCGACCCGCGAGGTGGACCACGTCCCCGCCTATCTGAGCGCGATCGCTCAGGCGAGCACGACGGTGTCGACGGCGGTCACCCAGGCCTATGAGACGGTGTTCAGCGTGCCCGACTCGCTTCAGCTGCAGAAGGGCGATCTCGGATTCGGGATATCCGTGCTTCAAAAGGTGAATCAGGCGCAGATCGTCGATCCCGGCCTCGAGGCGGATCTGATGCAGTTTTTCAAGGAATGCACGGTCTACGACATCCAGGACGGGGCGATCAACCCGCAAACGATTATGAGCGGGACCGATCCGTTCAATACCGTCTTCACGCAAACGAGCCCGGCCCGGTACGTGACAACCAACACGCTGACCGCGAATCCGACGACGGACACCTGTCTGGCCACCGGAACGCTGCTGTTGATCCGCGTCACGGACGCCGAGCAGAAGGCGGAACAGATGTACGGCAAGGAGATGTATCCCCAGGTGACCGACGCGTCGGCCGCCAAGGCGGCGTTCGTCAATGCGATCAGCGACTCGTACGGCTTCATCCTGCAGTCGTCGCAGAACGCCTCGTCAGCGCTGCGCCAGGCCATGTTCAACAACGTCTGGCGCCAGGCTGGTGCCGATCTGCCGGCGATGCTCAATGACCCCGCCCGGGTTGCGGAGGTAAACGCGCTGATGAGTTCGGCGCAGGCTGCCGTGGCCGCGAACGGTTCGATGGCAAGCGTGGCCATCCTGGCGAAGGAGACGCTGCCGACCGTCCGCAACTATGCTGAGGCGATTATCTACACGATCTTCCCGATCGTGATCGTGCTGTGTCTCGTCGGAGGGGGGGAAGCGGCCAAGCGCATCCTGGGCGGTTACGCCAAGACCATCGCCTGGATCGGGCTGTGGCCGGTCATCTTTGCGGTACTCAACGGCCTCTCGCTCATGCATCTGAGCAGCAAGATGCAGGCGATGTCGCTGCAGGCAGGCGTGCCGTTCGGCATGGCGGCCAAGTTCGGCAGCACGCTCATCGATGAACAGGTGCTGTTGGGCTACATGGTGATCCTCACGCCGGCGCTCGCGTGGGGCCTGCTCAACATGGCCACGACCAGCGTAGTTGGCGCGTTCCAGGGAGTAATGGGCGGCTTCCAGGGCATCGCTCAGCAGATCGGCGGTCAGCAGGCACAAGGTGACGAAAACATCGGCAATGTCCACATGGATACGTCGTCGATCGGTAACTCGACGCGCAATGTCACGTCGGCGAACAAATACGACACCGCGGGCCTGTTCAGAACGGGGTCAACGACCATCGAGCAGGGCACGGGCTCATCGTTCACGAACTTCGACAACGGGCTCATCACGCGCGCCGACACGCAGAGCAGCTTGGGATTCGCGTTGTCTTCGCAGAGCGCCATTGAGAAGTCCGTCGGCACCGATACCTCGACAGGCATGTCTGCGAGCCAAACGAGTTCGGCGTTTTCCGGACGCGAGAAGCTGGCATCGAGCACGACCTCCTTCTCGAATGGCCAGGACCGCGGCACTTCGCAGCGCTCGGGCGATGAGGCGGCCACCGGAGTGCGTGGATCGACGACGCAAACCACGGACCTTCGGAGATCTATTGAGCAGCAGTATGGGATTGATCAAGCCCATACCGTTGAGGACCAAATCTCAGCCGGTGCGAAGGGTGCATTAATGCTGGGGGGAAGCTACGAGAAGTCTTTCGGGGGCGAAGCGCCGGGGCGCCCGGCTGCTGGTGGAGGTGCTGGAGCACCGCACGGAGCTCGGCAAGGTGGTCCTGGCAACTTAGGCCCTGGCACCGGCAACCCTGCTTCGAATTCGCCACTCTACCACCAGCAGGCAGAGGAAGATCGACTGGCGCAGAGGGCTGCCGCACTCGGCAAGTCGCCAGAAGAAGTCCAGAAAGTTCGAGAGGGCTACCGGCAAAGAGCTACTGCGGCTGACTACGCGAATGGTGGTGGAACAGGGACGTCGACGTCATCAGGAAGAATCGGCGCTGATTTTTCTGGCGAGGCTGGATATACACATCTGCTGCGGGACGCAGCTGCAGAGAAATTTGTCGACCAGTACGGAAGTTTTGCCGGCTACACGCAGGGCGCCCAGGTTTCCCACGAGGCCTCGGCGAACCACACGGAATACGCCGGGGCTGAGTCCAGCCAACATGCTCGTTCGGAGCATTCAGCGTCCCTTACTGAGCAAGCGTCGTCGGGCTCACGCGACGCTGCGGACTTGACTCGCACGGCGGACGTTCGGCAGCGCGGATCGACGCAAAACGTATCGCGTGTTGACACGACCAACAATCTGCTGACCCCTGAGAACCTGCAAGCGGTTGCCGCTCGCAACGGTATGCGATATGGCAGGCTGATGACGATGCCTGCCGCGGAGATTCAGCGCCTTGTCAGTGAGGATGCGCTGATGCGTGACATCGTTAGGCGCAATTCCGCGTTGCCGCCGACAGCCCGCGACGGCTCGCCGTTGCCGTCTGGGCACGACGATATCGTCCGCCAAAACAAGCACGATCGGGCACGTATCAGCGCCGATGTTCCAGGGGCTTTCCAGCGCTTCGCGAACGACGTGGGACCGGTAGACACGACGGCTCTGGATGTGAAGCCTTCCGTGCCCAGTGAGGTGAGCGGCGCCCAAGCTCGAGTCGATGCCGTGAGGCAACGCGTATCGGACGATGCGGATTTGCCCATCAGGCAGGTACAGGACCACGTTATTCCGTCGGACGACAACAGGTCGCTGATGACGCTAGATAGGTCGCCGGCGCGCCCGCTCGTGACCAAACCTGCGGTTGGATCGCAGGGGACGCCGTCGCCGACTCGTCTATCCGAGGCTGATTTCAAGATTCTGCCGGCCGACGGCCCGCAGACTGAGGAGGCGGCCGCTCCGTCGGCACGGGCGGCAGTGAGCGAGCCAACGCTGCCTCAGGCGGATATCCAGAGCGTTCCGGTCAATGACGCTGGTAAGTCCACCGCATTGTCTGCGCGTTTGAGCGCGGGGCCAAGTGGAGAACAGAAGTTGTCAGAGACGGATATCCAGATCGTTTCGTTGGAACCAAAGGGTGAACCAAAAAGATCTGGTGAGCGCCAGGCCTTATCACCTGCGTCGGTTCAACCGGGGGAACCCGCACGCACGTCTTCCGAAGCCATTGCAACGCCGACGAACAACCAAGGGGCTGTCGATGAGAACTGA
- a CDS encoding conjugal transfer protein TraH: MKPSRWVAALVAGVIAASPIASDAMSMQQVFDSINSMGNVSSPRVLQGETMNMYSGGSVFMRTPHKTYQLASVTAPSWGAGCGGIDLFTGGFSFINKEQFVALLRNIGSNALGYAFKLALQNLCPTCDNVMQSLQAIAKDINRMNIDSCQAAEGVVNAVTPDTWKKEQANLADTAGPFMNLYSDMTDAWSNTSNNATQAAATINTATAQNPNLAAKQPYGNVTWQALLQLPDLSTSDREFLMSLVGTVIFPAPSDSNGTEVNPIFLPRIGSVTVEELVGNDPASATTDTIQLYQCDETTKCLNPSTQEVQFTTFRSLVQAKLQRIVDAVATRSPLADPTDTFQFLSMTDLPVYKMIAVGTRLNNSSVADQMLATYQSLMAAKYAEAYIRGSAEDLRRAIARYSTVSTSTSLLNQTTRINESIDSVEREARDVVMEAFRQTSNAWALVEELQSMERAIHSSISPSLRNSLAFGQTLTSGSTQ; encoded by the coding sequence ATGAAACCGTCCCGTTGGGTCGCCGCGCTCGTCGCCGGCGTGATCGCCGCCAGTCCCATCGCATCCGATGCGATGTCGATGCAGCAGGTATTTGATTCCATCAACTCGATGGGCAACGTATCTAGCCCGCGCGTGCTGCAGGGCGAGACGATGAACATGTACAGCGGCGGCAGCGTCTTCATGCGCACACCGCACAAGACCTATCAGCTCGCGAGCGTGACCGCGCCCTCCTGGGGCGCGGGATGTGGCGGGATCGACCTGTTCACTGGCGGCTTCAGTTTCATCAACAAGGAGCAGTTCGTTGCCCTCCTGCGCAACATCGGCTCGAATGCGCTCGGCTACGCCTTCAAGCTCGCGCTGCAGAACCTCTGCCCCACCTGCGACAACGTCATGCAGTCGCTGCAGGCGATCGCCAAGGACATCAACCGGATGAACATCGACTCGTGCCAGGCAGCCGAGGGCGTCGTGAACGCCGTGACGCCGGACACGTGGAAGAAGGAGCAGGCGAACCTCGCGGACACCGCCGGACCGTTCATGAACCTCTATTCGGACATGACGGACGCGTGGTCGAACACCAGCAACAACGCCACCCAGGCCGCGGCAACAATCAACACGGCGACCGCGCAGAACCCGAATCTCGCGGCCAAGCAGCCGTATGGGAACGTCACGTGGCAGGCGCTGCTGCAGCTGCCCGACCTCAGCACGTCGGATCGCGAATTCCTGATGTCGCTCGTCGGCACGGTGATCTTCCCGGCCCCCTCCGATTCGAACGGCACCGAAGTCAACCCGATTTTCCTGCCCCGCATCGGTAGCGTGACCGTCGAGGAACTCGTCGGCAACGATCCGGCCAGCGCGACCACGGACACCATCCAGCTCTACCAGTGCGACGAGACGACGAAGTGCCTGAATCCGTCCACCCAGGAGGTGCAGTTCACCACGTTCCGATCGCTCGTCCAGGCGAAGCTGCAGCGCATCGTCGACGCGGTGGCGACCCGGTCGCCGCTGGCTGATCCCACCGACACATTCCAGTTCCTGAGCATGACCGACCTGCCTGTCTACAAGATGATCGCGGTCGGCACGCGACTGAACAATAGCTCCGTCGCGGACCAGATGCTGGCCACCTACCAGTCGCTGATGGCCGCCAAGTACGCGGAAGCCTACATCCGTGGTTCGGCCGAGGATCTGCGCCGCGCGATCGCGCGCTACAGCACCGTCAGCACCAGCACCTCGCTGTTGAACCAGACCACCCGCATCAACGAGAGCATCGACTCGGTGGAGCGCGAGGCGCGCGACGTGGTCATGGAGGCGTTCCGCCAGACGTCGAACGCCTGGGCGCTCGTCGAGGAGCTTCAGTCCATGGAGCGGGCCATTCACAGCAGCATCTCGCCGTCGCTGCGCAATTCGCTCGCGTTCGGCCAGACCCTGACATCGGGGTCGACGCAATGA
- a CDS encoding conjugal transfer protein TraF, translating into MAVCTAYTALAAPRAQANDLDYPSAWQCDGQAKFNWYCDDDDKPAAPAVASAAAPADPDDFSRFKTADEMRAALKHRLDIATMDPTEANVKSYKRLELYVMAKSATYADVSRRVVWQNPDLDYSLKRPTNNVAVHTYDQARDNDQDAQLRALAEKHGLIFFFRHDCPYCHALAPTIRLLADRYGIDVLPVSLDGQGIPDFPNPTADHGQAAIWGVQQVPALFIASKETGDHAMIGSGVLSLQDIVDRIFVLTASKPGELF; encoded by the coding sequence ATGGCGGTGTGCACCGCCTATACCGCTTTGGCCGCGCCCCGCGCGCAGGCCAATGACCTCGACTACCCGTCCGCGTGGCAGTGCGACGGTCAGGCGAAGTTCAACTGGTATTGCGATGACGACGACAAGCCGGCGGCCCCGGCGGTCGCGAGCGCGGCCGCGCCGGCGGACCCCGACGACTTCTCCCGGTTCAAGACGGCCGATGAGATGCGCGCGGCCCTCAAGCACCGGCTCGACATCGCGACGATGGACCCGACCGAAGCGAACGTCAAATCGTATAAGCGGCTCGAGCTGTATGTGATGGCAAAGAGCGCGACCTACGCGGACGTGTCGCGGCGCGTGGTCTGGCAGAACCCGGATCTCGACTACTCGCTCAAGCGGCCGACCAACAACGTTGCCGTCCACACCTACGACCAGGCGCGCGATAACGATCAGGACGCGCAGCTGCGCGCGCTCGCTGAGAAGCACGGGCTCATCTTCTTCTTCCGGCACGACTGCCCGTACTGCCACGCGCTCGCCCCGACCATTCGCTTGCTCGCGGATCGATACGGGATCGACGTGTTGCCGGTGTCGCTCGATGGCCAGGGGATTCCGGATTTCCCGAACCCGACCGCGGACCATGGTCAGGCGGCGATTTGGGGCGTGCAGCAAGTGCCGGCGCTGTTCATCGCGTCGAAGGAGACCGGCGACCACGCCATGATCGGCTCGGGAGTCTTGTCGCTTCAGGACATCGTCGATCGCATCTTCGTTCTCACTGCTTCTAAACCTGGGGAGCTTTTCTGA
- a CDS encoding conjugal transfer protein TraN: MTITLRCALPATLLVSLLASPGVASAVPTCQRTGETCVEPAGTRTINGIPVYADCWNYQDTYQCQAANAVDDCAPLRQEGCGMVGQQCLSYNDASPNTCDTWQYTYQCVDTPAHTTTVTQCTNTMCAPGAGCFTSSSKPDNALGQVVTGLETGREAGAYGVDAAGNVNIFKGYDSSCTIKVLGGAEIKSCCTSNGGGGAYTNNAIGSAAVSAGLSIAGTTAKQGIALGSKYVYDQLYQTVDSTLVNQGLQQMGSWADKVLAGSGNFGAYGFQFSFSLTNGINFVGFNPYVFGAEIAAQLIQMWLACTQDEQVLSLKRGQNLCVQYAQGCSSKVLGVCVEEKKSYCCFNSLIAKIVNQQGKAQLGVPFAGCSGLTADQLQHVDFSKIDFTEFVNSIQSKAVDQGAILQTIQQQMSSGKGASQ, encoded by the coding sequence ATGACGATCACGCTGCGTTGCGCCCTCCCAGCCACCCTGCTCGTGTCCCTCCTGGCCAGCCCAGGCGTGGCGAGCGCGGTGCCGACCTGCCAGCGCACCGGGGAGACCTGCGTCGAGCCGGCCGGCACGCGCACGATCAACGGCATTCCCGTCTACGCCGACTGCTGGAACTACCAGGACACGTACCAGTGCCAAGCGGCCAACGCCGTGGACGACTGCGCTCCGCTGCGCCAGGAGGGCTGTGGCATGGTCGGGCAGCAATGCCTGTCGTACAACGACGCGTCGCCGAACACCTGCGACACATGGCAGTACACGTACCAATGTGTCGACACGCCGGCGCACACGACCACGGTGACGCAATGCACGAACACCATGTGCGCACCTGGCGCCGGCTGCTTCACGTCGTCGAGCAAGCCTGATAACGCACTTGGCCAGGTGGTGACCGGCCTCGAAACCGGCCGCGAGGCGGGCGCCTATGGGGTCGATGCCGCCGGCAACGTAAACATCTTCAAGGGCTACGACAGCAGTTGCACGATCAAGGTGCTCGGCGGTGCCGAAATCAAGAGCTGCTGCACGAGCAACGGCGGCGGCGGCGCCTACACGAACAACGCCATTGGTAGCGCCGCGGTCAGCGCCGGGCTGTCGATCGCCGGCACGACCGCGAAACAGGGCATCGCGCTCGGCTCCAAGTATGTGTACGACCAGCTCTACCAGACGGTCGACAGCACGCTGGTCAACCAGGGGCTGCAGCAGATGGGATCGTGGGCAGACAAGGTGCTCGCCGGCTCCGGCAATTTCGGCGCCTACGGCTTTCAGTTCTCGTTCTCACTGACCAATGGCATCAACTTCGTCGGATTCAATCCGTACGTTTTCGGCGCCGAGATTGCTGCGCAGCTGATTCAGATGTGGCTTGCCTGCACGCAAGACGAACAGGTCCTGAGCCTCAAGCGCGGACAGAACCTATGCGTGCAGTACGCCCAGGGCTGCTCGAGCAAGGTGCTAGGCGTGTGCGTCGAGGAAAAGAAAAGCTACTGCTGCTTCAACTCGCTCATCGCGAAGATCGTCAACCAGCAGGGCAAGGCCCAGCTCGGCGTGCCCTTCGCCGGCTGCAGCGGCCTGACGGCGGATCAGCTGCAGCACGTCGATTTCTCGAAGATCGACTTCACCGAGTTCGTCAATTCGATCCAGTCCAAGGCGGTGGATCAGGGCGCGATTCTCCAGACCATCCAGCAACAGATGTCCTCCGGCAAGGGAGCGTCTCAATGA
- the trbC gene encoding type-F conjugative transfer system pilin assembly protein TrbC codes for MSPTTRLIVAAAAASFLLPVITQAQTLSSDALAREQQRVNAGRRATFDAAASGAARYHGAMPTDTAIDAEMARIQGDRQQQMRDAAAKAAHDGNDFPNLPTPARPAASADPLAIAKRYEGRMQRRVTDSFVAFASFSMPDASLVRLIKTMHIAGGTVVFRGFKDDSLKATAAEMQRLGVASGGIVVNPKAFTQYRVSRVPAFVVTQGGDAGNQVDSSGCALPQTFVSVSGDVTPGYALRQIVDHSPAFAANAGRYLRALGDVE; via the coding sequence ATGAGCCCCACCACTCGCCTCATTGTCGCCGCGGCGGCCGCGAGCTTCCTCCTGCCCGTCATCACCCAGGCGCAGACGCTCTCCAGCGACGCGCTCGCCCGTGAGCAGCAGCGCGTCAATGCCGGCCGGCGGGCGACGTTCGATGCCGCGGCGAGCGGCGCCGCGCGCTACCACGGCGCGATGCCAACGGACACCGCCATCGATGCCGAGATGGCGCGCATCCAGGGCGATCGGCAGCAACAGATGCGCGACGCGGCGGCGAAGGCGGCCCACGACGGCAACGACTTCCCGAACCTCCCAACGCCGGCCCGGCCGGCGGCCAGCGCCGACCCGCTCGCAATCGCCAAACGCTACGAAGGTCGCATGCAGCGCCGCGTGACCGACTCGTTCGTCGCCTTTGCGAGCTTCTCGATGCCTGACGCGTCGCTCGTGCGGCTCATCAAGACGATGCACATCGCCGGCGGCACCGTCGTCTTCCGCGGATTCAAGGACGACTCGCTCAAGGCGACGGCCGCGGAAATGCAGCGCCTCGGTGTCGCCTCCGGCGGCATCGTCGTCAATCCGAAGGCGTTCACCCAGTATCGCGTTTCGCGCGTGCCGGCGTTCGTGGTGACCCAAGGCGGCGATGCGGGCAACCAGGTCGATAGCAGCGGCTGCGCGTTGCCGCAAACATTCGTGTCCGTCTCGGGCGACGTGACCCCGGGTTATGCACTGCGGCAGATCGTCGACCACAGCCCGGCGTTCGCGGCGAACGCGGGCCGCTACCTCCGCGCGCTGGGCGACGTCGAGTGA
- the traU gene encoding conjugal transfer pilus assembly protein TraU, translating to MRQPSSLHRCLLAFAFVAMSFGFATSADAGQCVGRFANPVTDICWECAFPMAIGDVTLFSMGQDDTSNPGGFLCFCNGTFGVKFSFWEPVRRVDVTRSPYCFVSLGGISLNPGISAPEGDVRLQQDNTRQSFYQVHWYTDPVMYYTEILLDDPCMETGSFDVAYLTEVDPTWSDDDLTMLLEPETYLFGSPVAQAACAGDCVLSSLGFGSNLLFWCAGCNGSIYPFNGHVQAHVSAVQASSLLVERMTAKLHREGLMWGTTGDGAMCGYYLQPVMDKTQYKYTMLYPVAQTDEINGQCCQPYGRTSALWGAGKMIPYTGEDFAYEVFRKRNCCQGANLGDLPQ from the coding sequence ATGAGGCAACCGTCCAGTCTCCATCGATGCCTTCTGGCATTCGCGTTCGTCGCGATGTCGTTTGGCTTCGCAACTTCCGCCGACGCCGGCCAGTGCGTGGGTCGCTTCGCCAATCCTGTCACCGACATCTGCTGGGAGTGCGCCTTCCCGATGGCGATCGGCGACGTGACGCTCTTCAGCATGGGCCAGGACGATACGTCCAATCCCGGCGGCTTCCTCTGCTTCTGCAACGGCACCTTCGGCGTGAAGTTCAGCTTCTGGGAGCCGGTGCGCCGCGTCGACGTCACCCGCTCGCCCTATTGCTTCGTCTCGCTGGGCGGTATCTCGCTCAACCCCGGCATCTCGGCGCCCGAGGGCGACGTGCGCCTGCAGCAAGACAACACGCGCCAGAGCTTCTATCAGGTCCACTGGTACACGGACCCGGTGATGTACTACACCGAGATCCTGCTCGACGATCCCTGCATGGAAACAGGCAGCTTCGACGTCGCGTATCTCACCGAGGTCGACCCGACCTGGAGCGACGACGATCTGACCATGCTCCTCGAGCCGGAGACGTATCTCTTCGGCAGCCCCGTCGCTCAGGCGGCCTGCGCCGGCGACTGCGTTCTGTCGTCGCTCGGCTTCGGCAGCAACCTGCTGTTCTGGTGCGCCGGCTGCAATGGCTCGATCTACCCATTCAACGGCCACGTCCAGGCGCATGTATCGGCCGTCCAGGCGTCGTCTCTGTTGGTCGAGCGCATGACCGCCAAGCTTCACCGCGAAGGTTTGATGTGGGGCACCACTGGCGACGGCGCGATGTGCGGGTACTACCTCCAGCCCGTGATGGACAAGACGCAGTACAAGTACACGATGCTCTACCCGGTCGCACAGACCGACGAAATCAATGGCCAATGCTGCCAGCCCTACGGCCGCACGTCGGCTCTTTGGGGCGCCGGCAAGATGATTCCGTACACCGGCGAGGACTTCGCCTACGAGGTCTTCCGCAAGCGCAACTGCTGCCAGGGCGCCAACCTCGGAGACCTCCCCCAATGA
- the traW gene encoding type-F conjugative transfer system protein TraW, translating to MAAGCLGLPAHAEDLGVVGPTYPIAEHDAVAMLKHRLAQLQASGGLAALEHRARRRAMHDITDMPAVPGVSTVTEYAQRLIDPTVTYSKPVLNDEGAVIVPAGTRINPLDIVTLHERLVFFDGRDPAQVKAARALADRDGAAVKPILIGGSWFDLTKSWKRQVYFDQQGRLTQRFGITRVPAVISQRGNQLLLEEEPAAQLR from the coding sequence ATGGCAGCCGGGTGCCTGGGCCTGCCTGCCCACGCCGAGGATTTGGGTGTGGTTGGCCCGACCTATCCGATCGCCGAGCACGACGCGGTGGCCATGCTCAAACACCGCCTCGCGCAGCTGCAGGCCAGCGGCGGACTGGCCGCGCTCGAGCATCGCGCGCGTCGCCGCGCGATGCACGACATCACCGACATGCCGGCGGTGCCGGGCGTCTCGACGGTGACCGAGTACGCCCAGCGCCTCATCGATCCAACCGTCACGTACTCCAAGCCGGTGCTGAACGACGAGGGCGCCGTGATCGTGCCCGCCGGCACTCGCATCAATCCGCTCGACATCGTCACGCTGCACGAGCGCCTGGTGTTCTTCGACGGCCGCGACCCCGCGCAGGTCAAGGCGGCTCGCGCGTTGGCCGATCGCGATGGCGCTGCCGTGAAGCCGATCCTCATCGGCGGCTCATGGTTCGACCTCACGAAGTCATGGAAGCGGCAGGTGTACTTCGACCAGCAAGGGCGTCTCACGCAGCGATTCGGCATCACGCGTGTGCCGGCGGTGATCAGCCAGCGCGGCAACCAACTGCTGCTCGAGGAGGAGCCGGCCGCACAACTGCGGTGA